One Enterococcus silesiacus genomic window carries:
- a CDS encoding spermidine/putrescine ABC transporter ATP-binding protein encodes MKKNIITFENVVKQYDDEKVLKNVSFEIEQGKFYTLLGPSGCGKTTILRILAGFADATEGDIYFDGQRINDIPANKRQVNTVFQDYALFPHMNVFDNVAFGLKIKKVQKKDIEKKVKDALRMVQLPGYETREISEMSGGQRQRVAIARAIVNEPKVLLLDEPLSALDLKLRTDMQYELRELQQRLGITFIFVTHDQEEALAMSDEIFVMNKGHIVQSGTPVDIYDEPINHFVADFVGESNIVNGTMIEDNLVEFVGKRFECVDGGMRQAEPVEIMLRPEDLTITTADKGKLVVTVDTQLFRGVHYEIICHDEDHNEWMVHSTRKAKEGTKVGLFFEPEDIHVMRFNESEEDFDARLESYEE; translated from the coding sequence GTGAAAAAAAATATTATTACGTTTGAAAACGTCGTGAAACAATATGATGATGAAAAAGTCCTAAAAAATGTTAGTTTTGAAATCGAGCAAGGAAAATTTTATACATTGCTTGGTCCTTCAGGATGTGGGAAAACAACGATCTTAAGAATTCTAGCTGGTTTTGCAGATGCGACCGAAGGGGATATTTATTTTGATGGACAAAGAATCAATGATATTCCAGCCAATAAACGTCAAGTAAATACTGTGTTTCAAGATTATGCCTTATTTCCTCATATGAATGTGTTTGACAATGTAGCATTTGGGTTGAAAATTAAAAAGGTACAGAAGAAAGACATCGAAAAGAAAGTCAAAGATGCCTTGCGAATGGTTCAGTTACCAGGCTATGAAACGCGTGAAATCAGTGAGATGTCTGGTGGTCAGCGCCAACGTGTAGCGATTGCCCGTGCCATTGTCAATGAACCCAAAGTCTTGTTGTTAGACGAGCCGTTATCAGCGTTGGATTTGAAGTTGCGAACAGATATGCAATATGAACTGCGAGAGTTGCAGCAACGGTTAGGGATCACGTTTATTTTTGTTACCCATGACCAGGAAGAAGCTTTAGCAATGAGTGATGAAATTTTTGTCATGAACAAAGGACACATCGTGCAAAGTGGTACGCCTGTAGATATTTATGACGAACCAATCAATCATTTCGTGGCGGATTTTGTGGGAGAAAGTAATATCGTTAATGGTACGATGATCGAAGATAATTTAGTTGAATTTGTTGGAAAACGATTTGAATGTGTGGATGGCGGAATGCGCCAAGCGGAACCAGTTGAAATAATGTTGCGTCCTGAAGATTTAACGATCACGACAGCGGATAAAGGTAAATTAGTTGTAACGGTGGATACGCAATTATTCCGGGGGGTTCACTATGAAATCATCTGTCATGATGAAGACCACAATGAGTGGATGGTTCATTCAACAAGAAAAGCTAAAGAAGGTACCAAAGTAGGTCTCTTTTTTGAACCAGAAGATATTCATGTCATGCGCTTCAATGAATCAGAAGAAGACTTTGATGCTCGTTTAGAAAGCTACGAAGAATAG
- a CDS encoding Cro/Cl family transcriptional regulator, with translation MEIGEKLRNLRVQKNLTQEELGERTDLTKGYISQLERDLSSPSMETFFNILEVLGITPEQFFSEGTLAQKIVYKDEDSTLYYDEENGYELKWLIPESNEKKMEPIVLTFDKNGQYKTFEPSLSETFIYVIDGSVSLILGEMTHSAKKGEAMYYQATERHQLINHSKGKSRVLIVATESYL, from the coding sequence TTGGAAATTGGTGAGAAACTGCGGAATTTACGTGTACAAAAGAACTTAACACAAGAAGAATTAGGTGAGCGAACTGATTTGACAAAAGGCTATATTTCTCAGTTGGAGCGTGATTTGAGTTCACCTTCAATGGAGACATTTTTTAATATTTTAGAAGTATTAGGCATCACACCAGAACAATTTTTTAGTGAGGGAACGTTAGCGCAGAAAATTGTTTATAAAGATGAAGATAGCACACTGTATTATGATGAAGAGAATGGTTATGAACTAAAATGGCTGATTCCAGAATCAAATGAAAAAAAAATGGAGCCTATTGTTTTGACCTTTGATAAGAACGGTCAGTATAAGACCTTTGAACCTTCCCTATCTGAAACGTTTATCTATGTGATCGATGGTTCTGTCTCATTGATATTAGGTGAAATGACTCATTCTGCTAAAAAAGGTGAGGCAATGTATTACCAAGCAACAGAACGTCATCAGCTGATCAATCACTCAAAAGGAAAAAGTCGGGTATTGATCGTGGCTACAGAATCTTATTTGTAA
- a CDS encoding NADPH:quinone reductase, translating into MKEFLGFQVKKVDDLLTTSIEKLTLADLSEGDVLIEIAYSSVNYKDSLAAKQNGGVIRDYPMIPGIDLSGTVVTSKDQHFKEGQNVLVTGYGLGVTHTGGFAEFARVPGAWLVPLPDNLSLREAMIFGTAGFTAALAVQALENHGLALNKEAAILITGASGGVGSLAIAMLNQLGYKNITALSRKKSAIDSLKKIGATNVLLLDEFLPEKIKPLAKQTTDFAIDTVGGDVTCALLSQLSYGGSIAICGNAAGIKLDTTVLPFILRGINLLGIDSVNVPMTQRIATWQRLATDLNVSQHELTHEIALEALPNTLEQLQAGTHIGRTIVKMK; encoded by the coding sequence ATGAAAGAGTTTTTGGGTTTTCAGGTAAAAAAAGTGGACGACTTGCTTACTACGTCCATAGAGAAACTAACCCTTGCGGACTTGTCTGAAGGAGATGTCCTAATTGAAATTGCCTATTCTTCAGTAAACTACAAAGATTCATTAGCTGCAAAACAAAATGGCGGTGTTATTCGTGACTATCCTATGATTCCCGGTATCGATCTAAGCGGAACTGTGGTCACGAGTAAGGATCAGCATTTTAAAGAAGGTCAGAACGTTTTGGTGACCGGGTATGGATTAGGTGTCACTCATACAGGAGGCTTTGCTGAATTCGCTCGTGTGCCAGGAGCTTGGCTCGTTCCTTTACCTGATAATTTAAGCTTGAGAGAAGCGATGATTTTTGGTACCGCTGGTTTCACTGCTGCCTTAGCTGTTCAAGCACTTGAAAATCACGGCTTAGCTCTAAATAAAGAGGCTGCCATTTTGATTACAGGAGCTTCTGGTGGCGTTGGAAGTTTAGCGATTGCCATGTTGAATCAACTAGGATATAAAAATATTACAGCCTTAAGCCGTAAAAAATCAGCGATTGATTCATTGAAAAAAATTGGAGCAACGAATGTCCTTTTATTAGATGAGTTTCTTCCTGAAAAAATCAAACCTTTAGCTAAACAAACGACAGATTTTGCTATCGATACAGTTGGCGGAGACGTTACTTGTGCACTATTATCACAATTAAGTTATGGCGGCAGCATTGCAATTTGCGGAAATGCGGCTGGAATTAAACTAGACACCACGGTACTGCCTTTTATTTTAAGAGGAATAAACCTCTTAGGAATTGATTCAGTTAATGTCCCAATGACACAACGCATCGCTACTTGGCAACGTTTAGCCACTGACTTAAATGTCAGCCAGCACGAGTTGACCCACGAAATTGCCTTAGAAGCTCTACCAAATACCTTAGAGCAATTGCAAGCTGGTACGCATATTGGCCGCACCATTGTTAAAATGAAGTAA
- a CDS encoding phosphopantothenate--cysteine ligase codes for MNILITAGGTSEKIDNVRSITNHSTGRLGKAIAETFLAQGHQVTYLTTPQAVHPAMESNLTLIEIETTKELESALLTQFKQQTFDGIIHSMAVSDFTTETTLSEDIFIEKLADKLATESDLSDLTNLTEALYRSLDEIGQTIQQAKKIPSGTDRLLLFLKKNPKIIAMLREQQPQAVLVGFKLLVGVSTEELIRVGRSILAKNDCDFILANDLEDIHGDQHKGILLDAKGQTETAQTKNEIAQLIVNKVEEKWRNQ; via the coding sequence ATGAATATCTTAATCACAGCTGGGGGAACTTCCGAAAAAATCGATAACGTGCGTTCCATCACCAACCATTCTACTGGTCGTTTAGGCAAAGCGATTGCTGAAACATTCCTAGCACAAGGGCATCAAGTGACGTACCTAACTACGCCACAAGCAGTTCATCCGGCGATGGAATCAAATTTAACACTCATTGAAATCGAAACGACAAAAGAGTTGGAATCAGCTTTACTTACTCAGTTTAAGCAACAAACCTTCGATGGCATCATTCACAGCATGGCTGTCAGTGATTTTACAACAGAAACTACTTTATCTGAAGATATTTTTATTGAAAAACTTGCTGATAAATTAGCAACAGAAAGCGATTTATCTGATTTAACCAATTTAACTGAAGCTCTTTACCGTAGCTTAGATGAAATTGGCCAAACAATCCAGCAAGCGAAAAAAATACCTTCTGGAACAGATCGCCTCTTGCTTTTTCTGAAGAAAAACCCTAAAATAATTGCAATGCTTCGAGAACAACAGCCACAAGCTGTGCTTGTTGGCTTTAAGCTTTTAGTTGGTGTTTCTACAGAAGAATTAATTCGTGTTGGCCGCTCGATCCTAGCGAAAAATGATTGTGATTTTATTTTAGCAAACGACCTTGAAGATATACATGGTGACCAGCATAAAGGAATTCTGCTTGATGCAAAAGGACAAACTGAAACTGCTCAGACTAAAAACGAAATCGCTCAACTCATCGTCAATAAGGTTGAAGAAAAATGGAGGAACCAATGA
- a CDS encoding phosphopantothenoylcysteine decarboxylase (decarboxylates 4-phosphopantothenoylcysteine to form 4'-phosphopantotheine.), with amino-acid sequence MKTILLGISGSISAYKAADITSQLTKLGYNVDVIMTTNSTKFITPLTLQSLSKNPVHTNVMEEIAPDKINHIELAKKADLFLVAPASANILAKLANGIADDMLSTVALALKEDVPKFVAPAMNTYMYQNPITQRNLATLKEVGYQEIEPREALLACGDFGRGALANVEEIVAKVNEIFAK; translated from the coding sequence ATGAAAACAATATTGTTAGGTATTTCCGGCAGTATATCAGCTTATAAAGCAGCTGATATCACAAGTCAATTGACAAAGCTAGGTTATAATGTTGACGTCATCATGACGACGAACAGCACTAAATTTATCACACCTCTGACATTGCAGTCTTTATCAAAAAATCCAGTGCATACAAATGTTATGGAGGAAATCGCCCCAGATAAAATCAATCATATCGAATTAGCGAAAAAGGCTGACCTTTTCCTAGTTGCACCAGCTTCTGCCAATATCTTGGCCAAACTAGCTAATGGCATCGCAGATGATATGCTTTCGACTGTTGCATTAGCATTAAAAGAAGACGTACCAAAATTCGTCGCACCGGCGATGAATACCTATATGTATCAAAATCCGATCACTCAGCGAAATTTGGCAACATTAAAAGAAGTTGGGTATCAGGAAATTGAACCGCGCGAGGCACTGCTCGCTTGTGGTGATTTTGGTCGAGGCGCTCTTGCTAACGTCGAGGAGATCGTTGCCAAAGTTAATGAAATTTTTGCGAAATAA